TCACCAGATCACCAAACTCTACGCCGTACACTTCTGCGCCCAGTATTTCAGCCACTTTTGTCAGTTCTTCAATAGCGCCTGAATAAGCAACGCCGTCTCCGATAAAGATCATCGGTTTCTCTGCTGCCAGCAACATTTCCGCCGACTGCGAGATCAGCTCCTTGGAGGGAACAACCCTTGTAGACGGAATGCAGCTCGGGAACACAGGTTCGTCATTGATCTCGTCGAGCACATCCATAGGCAGGCATACATACACAGGACCCATGGGCGCGGTTGTCGCGATCTTGACCGCGCGGCGCAATGTTCTGAGCAATGATTTGGAGGAAGTAGCCATCGTGGCGTACTTCGTCACCGGTGCCATCATGGCCACGAGGTCATTGGCCATTTGCGCATCCATGTTCATATATTGCACACCAGCATCAGAACCGATCACAACCAGCGGAGCGTGCCCCCTTTTGGCCTGATACACAGCCCCTACCGCATTTCCAATACCCGGTGAGCTGTGCAGCTGTACCAAAGTAGGTTTTTGCGTGGCCCTTGCGTAGCCGTCACCTGCCATCACCGCAATGGTTTCCTGCAATGTGAGGATGTATTTCATGTCGGGATACTCGGCCAGGGCGTCAAGGAAGCCTTGTTCTACCGTGCCCGGATTCCCGAACATGAAGTCCATGCCGTCGGCAAGGAACTGTTCAATGATCTTCTGATTTCCGGTTTTACCAGCCATAACGCGTGAGACCTTTGTCAAGAACATTCACAAACTGCTCTCCGAATTCGAAAGAACATTGTAATGAACGTGCTGTAATAAATGGATAGTCAACAATTACTGAGGTTTCTTTTCCAAAATTGCCATGGTACTGGCCTTCCGGACCTACTGCATCGGAAAGGATGTATTCCAGCACGTAAGGAGGTGGCCCCATGTTAAGATCGGTGTTCAGGAAGCCGGTACCGTCGTGGTAATCGTATTCAATGCAATGTCCTGTAACGTGCTTGCCTTTGATAATAGAATTGCGCTCGTTAAAATCTCTTGCAAAAACCAATGGAGCAACTCCGTAGCAGATTCCGGCAACAGGCATTTTTTTGTTATAAAAAGCCAAAACCAGATCGTGAACACGCTGATTGTTGACCATATCAATGATCGGGCCGCTACCTCCTACCAGGAGTACCGCAGCATATTCTTCGGTTACTTTCTCCTGAGCGATTTTAAGGTCTGCATAATATTTTTCAAAAACCCTCAGAAAATCAGGCGTTGAGAAGTACGGGCGCTGTGGAATTACTTCCGACAAGTTCTGACGTACTTCCAGGCGGTTGGATGCTTCAAAAGCTTTCACTTTTTCGGCTGCCAGTGGCGTGGTCACACAAGTTCCCAGCGGAGGATCCACATAAGTGGTGTCGTAGCTTGGCGGCAGCGCTTCCGCTTTTTTGCCGTTTGGCGTAATAAATTCGACGGTGTAACCTGCCTCTTCAAGCTTTTCAAGAGGGCCTACCAGCTCGATGCCCCAGTATCCGTATTCTGATAAAACGGCGAGTATTTTTTTTGACATAAAATTTTGGATTTACAGGAATATCAAATGGTTACTAAATGAGAGGAGGATTTAACTCACTGACTGTCAGTGTCCGGGAGGAGGAGGAACCACACCAAGCTGTTGTAACAAGCCTAGTTCATCCACATTGGCCCAGCGTTCGGCGATCTTGCCATCTTTCATGCGGACAGTGGAAGTACCAGTCATCGAAAGCGATTTGCCCGATGGCGGCATGCCCATTACGCCGCCAGTGTCCGTTCCATTCAGTCTCCAACGGTGCACAACTTTGTCGGCAACATATATCTGATCTTCAATGGAAAGCTTTACATCAGGCATAGCACCGCGGAACATTCCGATGATCCCTTTGAAACTTGCTGAACCCGGTTCTGAAACTGTTTTACCGCCAACCTGCGAGTGGTCAATCGCATCGGAAGCCAACAGGTCTTCTCTTACCACTCCTGTATTCCAGGCTGCTTCAAAAAATTCGACACAAATAGCATTGTTTTGTTCTGCTGATAATGACATGGTTTTTTATTTTTAAGGGTTGATATTTGGTTAATTCTGGGCCGTCGGCTTTCGGCTTTCGGCAATCAATTATTGGTCAGGCAATGGTCATTCATGGTCATTAGTCGCCTTTCTACTTGTTTACGGTAAAAGGTCGGCCGCCGAGAAACGCTTCTACTATCCAGGCGGTGTTAATGTAATTTTTGAATAAAGTCACTTTGCCTTCCTCGTTGGCGACTACCACATGTACCACGCTGGTTTTAAATGGTAACCCGGTTACTGTGGAAGTTCCCGCTTCATCAATGACAATGGCGGCGGTATCGCCATCGTAAATCAGTCGCGTAGGTTTGAAATGATCAAAATGCATGGTCGCAATGATCTGATTGGCAGACTCAGCGGCGGCATCCGGGCCAATCCGCTCTCCCGCCCAGGCAAGCAAGTCCGGCGGCCCAAAAATGTCCCAAACCACATTGTCTGCGAATACTTTGCGTACTTCCGGTACATTGAGCCCCTGCAATGCGGCATACATGGCACGGACCGTTTTCACAGTTCCCGTCGGAGTTCCGAACACCGCCGCATCGAACACGACGCTATCAGTATCCCGCGCTACGGCTACGGGTTTGATCACGTGATAATGCGAGTCAATGTGGCTTGGCTGCACTGTAAATGGCCGCCCGCCATAGATCGCTTCGATGATCGGATAAGTGTCGCGGTAGTACTGCAGATGGCTGATCTTGCCGTTTCTGACCGTAACCCAATGTACCACTCCTCCGCTAAAAGGTACTCCGTATTTTGACTGGCCGTGCCCATCAAGCACAACGGCAACTGTGTTGCCTTGTGCTATGTAACGGGTTGGTACCAGCTTCTCAAATGCCAGACCTTCGCTGAGTAAAACAAAAAACTTTGCAACCCCGAGATGTCCATTCCAGCCTCCTGCCCACGGCATAATGTCGGTAGGCCCGGCTACTTCCCAAAAAACATCCTCGGAAAGAAAGGTCAGGATATCTGCCAGGTCATTTTTTTCAAATGCCGCGTAAAATCTTTTCAACAAAGCTACGGGGTCAAGATCGAGTGCGTTCACGTTTTTCAGCACTGCGAGCTCTTTTCCAAGCTCGGTAAGCTGAACAACTGTATCATTTTCATTTTGTAAAAAGCAAAGGTCTTTTCTGCACAATTCGGGATCAGCAATAACCAGGACATCATTATCGGTATTGAAATCATCGATCAATACTGCTGCTGCCGCCAGCTGTCCGTTGGCTATCTCAAAATGTCGAACTCCTTTGCCTTCCATAAAATGGTGTTTTTAAAGCACTTTCAATTGTTGTAATAACCCCAGACTATCCTGGGCTACCCACATTTCGACTATTTTTCCTTCTTCAATCCTGAAAATATCGATTCCCAGATCTTTCACTTTCAATTGCGTGGTATCCCTTCCGAGAAAATTACCTGTATTCGTCGCTTCATATGACCAGCGGCTTACTACTTTGTCGCCTTCTGCTAGCTCATCGTGCAAAGTGAAATGAACGTCCGGAAATGCTATCAGCGCTGTTTCAAACCATTTTCTCAACGTGGGAGGCTGGTGTGCCTGCCCGGGCGGGAAGTGAAATGTGACATCTTCAACAGCTATCTCATCCAGTACTTCGAGTTTTTTGTCGTTCCACAATTCAAACCAATAGCGACGTACAATGGCCTTATTATCTTCTGTCTGATTCATAATTCATTAAGGTTTTCAGGAAGGTATTGCGCCAAGCTGCTGCATGAGGCCAAAATCATTTTCGTTCACATGCACAGAAACAATCTTTCCGTTTTTAATTGTAAAAATGTCAATGCCATAATCCTTTACGTGGTTACCCGTAGCTGGTGCCCCCAGGAATTCGCCCAAATGTGTACCTTCGATATTCCAGCGAGAAGCTACCTTGTTACCCTCGGCTGTCTGGCGCATAACAGTGAATTTGATATCAGGAAATGCGTTTCTGAGGTAGGTAACAAATCCTTTGAAAGCTGGGAAACCGGCGATCGGTTCTGGCTGTGTAGGAATGATGAAAGCAAATTCAGGATCCAGAATTTCTTCCACTACTTCCAACTTGCCCTGGCTCATGATTTCTTCAAAATAACGCGTGGCAAGTAGTTGATTGTGATCAAGGTCCAGTGTTACAGCAGGTGCATCTGATGGCAAAACTCCCAGCTGAAGCATCAGGCCAAGGGTATCTTCGTGACCAATGGATTCGGTGATCTTACCATCTTTAATGGTATGCCAGGTCATCCCGTCAATTTCAAAATATTTGCCTGTCGCATTTACATCTCCTTTTACTGTCAATAGTGGTCCGCCTGTGTGGGTACCACCTCCACGCCAGCGTGTTATAACCCAGTCACCACCGGCAACCATTTCCTGAGGATTGATATAAAAATCCGGGAATGAGCCGTGTAGCATACGAACAAGTCCCATAAACCCGTCAGGCCCGTGAAATGGCTCGGGGTGGGTTGGCAATGTGAAAACAAAATCCTCAGACAGGATCTCATGAGCAACCTGCTCATTCATTCCATTCATGATCTGATAAAAATAACGTCGCGAGAGTACCTTATTCGAATTCATCGTAGTTGATTTACCTGTTGAAGGATGGTTTAGAAATTATATTGTTTCACTTTTTATTCCTTTTGTGCTATAAATATCTCCATAAGCCCGGCGTCAGGCTTTTAAATAATTATTGAAACTGAAAAAAACAGAGGTGAACCGGTTGATTCGTGACCTCGAACCGACTGAAAACAGGTGAAGCCCCAAATGGAGGTGCCGAACTGAATGGCAGATATTGCTTGTCAAGGAAATCGCACAGGCAAGCCGGGAATTCGCTACAAAATTTTCAATAAATAGTACAAAAACAACTCAGAGCATGCTGCCGAGAAATATTTTGTATATATTTGATCCTCATTCTCAATTGTCCCTTTTATATTATTTTACATTTTGCAAGTAGTATAATTTCTACTTAATTCGGTATAATGGTAACAAGGTCCGCTTAGCTCGTTCGAGTAGTAATTTTCAGGCTTACACACGCTCTGAAAGCTCTTTGCAAACACGTCGTTTTGAATTTCCTGCCACACTGGTAAAAGGTATATTGTCATGTCCGGGTTTACCATTAGGTATTTTTTACTATTCGGTTTGAGTATTTTAACGGTTACAACTACCTTTCACAACTAAATCATTCTCTTCTATGAAACCTTTAAACCTCTTGATTGTTGCAATTCGAAGTGAGTGGCTGAGCCTCCTGGAAGATTCTCTTAGTTATGCTGGGTACCATTTTCAGATTAAACAGGTCAACTCGAAGCAGTCAGCTATCAAAGCTTTTCATGAATCAAAATACGATCTGCTGATCTCTAATTGCCTTCTGCCTGATGGTAAAATCACCGACCTGGCCAATGTGCTGGGAAGCCAGTTACCATGCCTTGTGATGACGGAAGGCCACTGCCCGGTTACGGCAGAAAGAGTGTTGGCGGTTACAGAAACCAATTATTATATCAATTGCTCTAATAAACTGGGCTGGATCCCTGCTCTTGAAAATACACTGACCAAATGGCGCAACAGCGCACAGCAGAAAATAGACCAGCATAATCAGAACAATGGCAACCTGTATAAGAAAGTACTGGCGCGTTGCGAAGAGGAATTATCGGCAGGCCACGCCGGCAAAAAAATTGATGAGTTGTTCCTGAATGCATTCGCCGTTCTGCTTGAAGTAATGGACCTGAGCAGGATCTATCTGTGTACCCAAAGCGTGAGCGAAGATGGCACGCATCACATAAGCAAACGTGCTGAACTGGCGGCTCCCGGCGTTACTCCCAAAGCACATTTTTCCAAAAGCCCGTCGGAAATCCCGTATTTCAAAAGATGGAACACATTGCTTTCTTCCGGCAAGCCTGTCATTGAATTTTCTTCATTCCTTACAGTCGCGGAACAACAACTGTTCGGTCGTCACGACATTCAATCCTTACTGGCCGTTCCTATTGTGGAAAATGGCGGTTGGGCCGGATACATTGCGCTGGAAGATACCCTGAATTCCAGAGAATGGACGGACGCCGAGATCTCGCTGATCGGAGCAATCGCTGCTATCATTCAAAAAAAGAACTTGTTGCAAAAAAAATCATCCCGGCTTACTAATGAATTACTGACCAGCCAGGTATGACCGCTGATTTGAATTACCGGAATGGGATGTCATTAGGTTGGCGTCTCTGTTTCATACTTAGCCTGTTCGCGACCATTCCACGGCTGATATTCGCGTGGCCGTCGCTTTTCCACCAGTCCGATATCGGTTCAGGAATTCTCGACATTTGCATACAATTCATTATCAGTTTCGAATTCGCCTGGATTTTTGTCTACATCTGCCTGCATTATACCTATGAAATGCCGAGCTGGTTCAACCGGCAAAATGCCTGGGTACAGCTCTTCCTGCTTCTTGTTCTTTTTCTGGGGATCAATGAAATTCTTTTCCAGCTAAAACTGGCCCTGGACGATGATAATTCGGATATTGTGATCTTCCGGGTTGTGTACTATCTATACCATGTTCTGCTGTTGCTGGCCATTCTGGGTTTCAGGAATTTTTTACTGACCACCCAGGAAAACCACAGGATCGGCCTCGAAAATGAGCAGCTCAAACGTGAGCAGCTCAAAGCGCAACTGGAAGCGCTCCGAAATCAGCTGAACCCGCATTTCCTTTTTAATGCATTGAACATTCTCAACATATCGATCTCTACAAATCCTGATTTGGCGCAGCGGATCGTGCTCGATTTGTCGGATATATTAAGGTATAACCTGAAAGTACAGAACCAGAGCCTGATCCTTTTGACTGATGAACTGGCCGCCGCGAAAGCTTATCTGGATCTATATAAAGCCCGGTTTGGCGAGAAAATGGCTTTTGAATTTATTGATACAGAAACTTCAAAACAATGGTACATCATTCCATTGTCGCTGCAAATACTTATTGAAAATGCAATCAAACATAATGTGATTTCCTCCCACCAGGTTCTGATGATCGAAGTAAGGCTTATTGAAACCGAAAAGCAGGTGATGGTGATGAACACGGTCAACAAAAAACTGAATTCGCCGGGAACCGGCATCGGCCTGCAAAACCTGGACAAACGCTACAAGATCCAGACGGGCCAAAAACCTTCCCTGGTTGCAGACG
The genomic region above belongs to Dyadobacter pollutisoli and contains:
- a CDS encoding GAF domain-containing protein; protein product: MKPLNLLIVAIRSEWLSLLEDSLSYAGYHFQIKQVNSKQSAIKAFHESKYDLLISNCLLPDGKITDLANVLGSQLPCLVMTEGHCPVTAERVLAVTETNYYINCSNKLGWIPALENTLTKWRNSAQQKIDQHNQNNGNLYKKVLARCEEELSAGHAGKKIDELFLNAFAVLLEVMDLSRIYLCTQSVSEDGTHHISKRAELAAPGVTPKAHFSKSPSEIPYFKRWNTLLSSGKPVIEFSSFLTVAEQQLFGRHDIQSLLAVPIVENGGWAGYIALEDTLNSREWTDAEISLIGAIAAIIQKKNLLQKKSSRLTNELLTSQV
- a CDS encoding nuclear transport factor 2 family protein → MEGKGVRHFEIANGQLAAAAVLIDDFNTDNDVLVIADPELCRKDLCFLQNENDTVVQLTELGKELAVLKNVNALDLDPVALLKRFYAAFEKNDLADILTFLSEDVFWEVAGPTDIMPWAGGWNGHLGVAKFFVLLSEGLAFEKLVPTRYIAQGNTVAVVLDGHGQSKYGVPFSGGVVHWVTVRNGKISHLQYYRDTYPIIEAIYGGRPFTVQPSHIDSHYHVIKPVAVARDTDSVVFDAAVFGTPTGTVKTVRAMYAALQGLNVPEVRKVFADNVVWDIFGPPDLLAWAGERIGPDAAAESANQIIATMHFDHFKPTRLIYDGDTAAIVIDEAGTSTVTGLPFKTSVVHVVVANEEGKVTLFKNYINTAWIVEAFLGGRPFTVNK
- a CDS encoding ester cyclase encodes the protein MNSNKVLSRRYFYQIMNGMNEQVAHEILSEDFVFTLPTHPEPFHGPDGFMGLVRMLHGSFPDFYINPQEMVAGGDWVITRWRGGGTHTGGPLLTVKGDVNATGKYFEIDGMTWHTIKDGKITESIGHEDTLGLMLQLGVLPSDAPAVTLDLDHNQLLATRYFEEIMSQGKLEVVEEILDPEFAFIIPTQPEPIAGFPAFKGFVTYLRNAFPDIKFTVMRQTAEGNKVASRWNIEGTHLGEFLGAPATGNHVKDYGIDIFTIKNGKIVSVHVNENDFGLMQQLGAIPS
- a CDS encoding sensor histidine kinase, which translates into the protein MTADLNYRNGMSLGWRLCFILSLFATIPRLIFAWPSLFHQSDIGSGILDICIQFIISFEFAWIFVYICLHYTYEMPSWFNRQNAWVQLFLLLVLFLGINEILFQLKLALDDDNSDIVIFRVVYYLYHVLLLLAILGFRNFLLTTQENHRIGLENEQLKREQLKAQLEALRNQLNPHFLFNALNILNISISTNPDLAQRIVLDLSDILRYNLKVQNQSLILLTDELAAAKAYLDLYKARFGEKMAFEFIDTETSKQWYIIPLSLQILIENAIKHNVISSHQVLMIEVRLIETEKQVMVMNTVNKKLNSPGTGIGLQNLDKRYKIQTGQKPSLVADEQQFTVKVPLIEAP
- a CDS encoding ester cyclase, which gives rise to MNQTEDNKAIVRRYWFELWNDKKLEVLDEIAVEDVTFHFPPGQAHQPPTLRKWFETALIAFPDVHFTLHDELAEGDKVVSRWSYEATNTGNFLGRDTTQLKVKDLGIDIFRIEEGKIVEMWVAQDSLGLLQQLKVL
- a CDS encoding type 1 glutamine amidotransferase domain-containing protein; amino-acid sequence: MSKKILAVLSEYGYWGIELVGPLEKLEEAGYTVEFITPNGKKAEALPPSYDTTYVDPPLGTCVTTPLAAEKVKAFEASNRLEVRQNLSEVIPQRPYFSTPDFLRVFEKYYADLKIAQEKVTEEYAAVLLVGGSGPIIDMVNNQRVHDLVLAFYNKKMPVAGICYGVAPLVFARDFNERNSIIKGKHVTGHCIEYDYHDGTGFLNTDLNMGPPPYVLEYILSDAVGPEGQYHGNFGKETSVIVDYPFITARSLQCSFEFGEQFVNVLDKGLTRYGW
- a CDS encoding ester cyclase: MSLSAEQNNAICVEFFEAAWNTGVVREDLLASDAIDHSQVGGKTVSEPGSASFKGIIGMFRGAMPDVKLSIEDQIYVADKVVHRWRLNGTDTGGVMGMPPSGKSLSMTGTSTVRMKDGKIAERWANVDELGLLQQLGVVPPPPGH